In the genome of Dromiciops gliroides isolate mDroGli1 chromosome 1, mDroGli1.pri, whole genome shotgun sequence, the window ACTAGGGCACCGTCCTCCGGGACCACACAGTTATCTTAGGGAAGGAACAATTccactgtcctctgccctggCCAGGCTACACGAGGCCTTAGATCACTCCAGGGCACCCCAGTTTAAGAAGGGCATGGACAAGCAGGAGAGAATCCCAAGAAGAGGACCAGGGTGGGGAAGAGTCTTGAAACAATTGAGATTAGATAATTAAGGTGGACTGAAAGAACTGGGGACATttcagtctggagaagagaagacttggggaagaTGTGATAAGCATGTTCAAGTATTTGCAGGCCTACCTTAAGGAGAAGGGATGAGGCTTTTTTAGCTCAGCCCCAAAGGCCAGAACTCAAGGAGGGGAAGTGGCAAGGAGGCAATTAAGGCTTGGGGTTCTGGAAACACCTTCTGACAATAAGGACATAGTAGGCCCCCTCCCTAGGGGCCTCCAAGCAGGCACCCATCATTCCCCCAGGCACCATCATTCTCAGCTATTGCTCACCAGAAAGTTAAACTCTGAACCCAGGTCACCAGGCTCTGATAGCTtttcatcttcccttccctcattcGAACACAAGATTATCAAGGGCAGGGGCTGATTTGCTTGTATGCCCTACACAATGCCAATAcaggtctggcacatagtgagtccttaataaatgctcacttacTCTtagctatctgtctgtctatccatctatctatctactttatctatctgtctgtctttctatctatctacctattatcTACTTGTCTATCTTCCTATTTCCacatctatttgtctatctatccatccatctatccatctatatctattttgTCTATCTGCCTATCTtactgtctgtctatctatctacctatcatctatctacttgTCTATCTTCCTATTtccatatctatctgtctgtctgtctgtctatccatccatccatccatccatccatctatcactGTTAGGCTTTCTTGGGCCTGTGCCCTACCCCAGGCCCCATCATAACTCCAACCCCAGGAATTCAGCAGAAGAGAAGGCATGCTGGGAAGTGGCAAGCATGCTGTACTTGAaataagaagatctgagttcaaatcccagtccatttattagctgtgtgaccctaagaaagtcatttgccctctctgggcctcagtttcctcagctacaaaatgggGCTAACCACACTTGTAGGGTCTAGCTCCCTCAAACTTGTAAACCTGACAAGGGCCATGGAAATAGGAGCTGCTCTTGGTTTCATGATTGTTCAGGAAGCCTCTTACGTAAACCAGCTCTCCTCCTGGGCCTTGCTCAGGACATCCTCTAGTGTGGCCCCCTCGGGAACAGAGTACTGCCCATCATGAAGGAACATGAGCTGGGGCTCTGCTCGGACTTTCAGCTGGACCCTGATGTTCCGTGGCTCCTGAGTCAATGGGATCTGCGTGATGAGATCTGCTTCCAGGGGACCTAGGAGTGGGGCAGGCAAAACAAAGTAGTGAGGAATGTCAAGACACCAAACTGGGTTTAGTTCAAAGGGCTGTGACTGGGGCCCCCGAGGGCCCAAGAGAGACTGTGGGAGATCTTGGGAAGCAGGGCCCTCATCCTGCAAGGCCTCCCAGGATGATCCCATGGGGGAAAAGGAAGCGTCTGTGCCTGGGACTCATCAGACCAGAGGGCAGGGATCCCCAGGCCTGAGGCAGTCAGGGAGGGCTCGTCATGGGCCAGAGGTGACCCAGAACCACCCccgtctcctcatctgtaaagtgggggtgataacagcacctgcctccccaggtagttgtgaggaccaagtgaaataactaggtaaagtgctttgccatcaGCCGTGTCAAGTGGGTCACCATTACTACTAATAGTGAGCTGCTGCCCTTGGAGTTAGAGGCCCTGAGGTCAAATGTTGTTTATGTCCCTTACTCCCTATGAGAAATTAGGTGAGTCACTTTGTCACCAatggccctcagtttccctctctgtaaaatgagagggttgagctAGACAGCCTCTGACGTCCCTCCCACCTCTTGAGCCACGATCCCCTGAGTCAATAAGGGGGGCAGAAGgttggcaagcatttattaggcacctaatgAATGCTAGGCATTGTATGTTTCCATCCTCTGTAAAAGCAGGCATACAGGAAGCCCGTGCAGATGACTCCTGAGGGACTgactccccccttcctccccattcccttctccttccctccttccttgtctcccacccaccccaagcCTCTCGGTTCCTCTGACCTCTTTTGTCATTACAGTCCAGCTGCATGAGGCTGAGGTAGGTCCTTTGGTGCAGGATGGGCAGCAGCTGGGACAAGAGGATGGGGTTCTGGAAGGCCCCCTCCTGGAGACCCTTCAGAAGAGCAGCCCCGGCCTGGAAGCAGGCTACCTCAGACACTGGCGAAGGGGCTTCCATTAGGGCCTGCAAAGGACAGGAAGAGGACAGACTACTGAGAAGTCCCACCGCCAGGGATCCACTGCCTCTCCCATCCGTCATCAAGGATGGGAGAGgcagagacatggagagagaggcagaggaagagacagacagagagacagacagagacagagatggagaaagagacagatgagagagacagagaggagagagagatgagaggaagatgagagggagggagaaagagatgagggagagagatgaaagatGAGAGATTAGAGAtatgagagagatgagagagagagaaagaggtaagagagagatgagagaaagagaacgAGAGAtcagagatgagagaaagagatgagagagaaagaggtaagagagagatgagagaaagagaacgAGAGAtcagagatgagagaaagagatgagagagaaagagtgagagagaaagaggtgagagagagagagagatgagaaagaggtgAGAGCAAGCGCACAGCATGCCAAGCCAGCCCACCTCCCAGGTGGCACCCAATGCCCTCTCCCACCTGTAGGGCCAGAGGGCTGCTGTATATGTTTCCAAAGTAAccttctgaggtttcttctccAAGAATTTTGTCCCTCACATGCTCTGAGGCCCTGGAGATCCAAGAGGCCAGGCCTGGGTTGAGGCCAGAGGCCTGCAGGCAGGAGAAGGCCAGACTTGCCATCGCTGCTGTGTCTGGAGAGAAAGATGTAAAACAGCCTTGAAGGGAGGATGGAGCCCCTGCCGCCCCTGCTGGGCATGTCTGTGGCCATCGTCTTCCCCTGGGCCAACACCGTACATCTCTTGAGTTTCTCAATGAGACATCTGGAGTTGGAGGAGGTAGGTTCGAATGCTCCTACATGATGACagagtaaccttgggcaagtcgcttctcTGCCCACAATTCCTTGCTTTGTCAAAGgctggaggaaagggaaggctgTCCTTGAGAGCCTGGATGGCAGCTCTAGGCCCATATCCCTGCCAGCAGTGGCTGCCAAGGCTGGGCCCCAGGCCCGGTGCTACCGCCAGGCTGAGCCCTGGCTCTTGCTCTAATGAGATCACCCCCATGAGATATTAAAGGGCCCAGAGGACAGCCTCCAGGGGCAGTGCAGATGCTCAGGGAGGATCCCTGGCAAGACCGGGGTGGAGCTGAATGGGCTTGAGAGGCAGGAAAGCCCGGGTGAGACTTTGAATTCCATGAGGTCAGGGGGGTGTTGctaccgccccccccaccccaactagCAGACTATTGGACATACATTATTGTAAGCGGCTGGAATGGGGACGTGGCCCTTAGAGCATGAAATGCCAGAAGAATGAGTCCCAAGGGCTTAGAGGCGGCCTGATGGACCATGGGAGCTGAGAACCGGTCcagcaattctggaaagcaatttggagctgtGGCTCTAAACTGAACacaacctttgacccagaaataccagtCCAAGGCCAATACcccaaggaagagaaagacaaagggaaaggacCCGTCTGGACAAAAATGTTCAGAGCAGCCTTTTTGTGGTGGCcgagaattagaaattgaggggatgcccgtcAATTGAAGAAGGGCTGATCAGGTCAAGGTCTCTGAATAGCATGGAGTGTCACCATAcagtgagaaatgatgaaagggagggggcagctaggtggcgcagtggatagagcaccagccctggagtcaggaggacctgagttcaaatccaacctcagacacttaacacttactagctgtgtgaccctgggcaagtcacttaaccccaattgcctcactaaaaaaaaaaaaatgatgaaaggggatggtttcagagaaatgtgggaagatttgtatgaactgatgcagagcaaggtgagcagagccaggagattattttatacaataacaataatattgtaaagaacaACAGCATTGAATGACTTAGGAACTCTACTCAACCActattccagaagactgatggtAAAGAAttctacctacctcctgacagagacagagacagagacagagacagagacagagatgatggaGGCAATGAGGCAAATTTCTtatgcttaactatgcatatttattacaagggttttgtttttctcttttcttttcctaaatttggaagaggagagggaggaagagaaaattgattttttgttgattggaaaaaaaaaacctagaaaattagGTATAGGGTGGTGGGGCCTTAGAGCACAGAAAACAACCAACATCACAACTGTAAGGGGCCTCAGCACAgagaattcagagctgaaagggaacttagaatgCATAATGTCAGACCTGAGAACTTAgcgcttagaacatagaatgtcagatctgggaggggccttagaacaggggatgtcagggctgggaggggcctgagaacaaagaatgtcagggaagggagggggtcttagaacaggggacatcagggctgggaggggccttagaacatagaatgtcagatctgggaggggccttagaacaggggatgtcagggctgggaggggccttagaacatggaatgtcagggctagAAAGGAGCTCAGAAATCAAGCATAGCTTcatttccagaggaagaaactgaggccaagagatggGAAATGACTTTCCTCTGTTTACAAAATGAATCAATGGCAGAGATGGGACTTACAGGCAGGCCCCTGAAGTCCTACCCAGGTCTCCTTcatagggaggaaaggaaggcaaaGGGAATAAggtgggcactgtgctaagcacctcacaaatatcatctcactggACCTGCACAACACTGAGAGGTAGACAATataatgatctccattttacagatgaggaaaccagggctgacagaggttaaatgacttacagagccaggaagtatctgaaatcggatttgaactcacatctttctggctccaagcccaGTATAACACCCATCCACCTAGAATTTCATAGAATAAGAGCATCTCAGAACTAGAAGGAGCCTTGGAGCCAATAGAATCCCCATCAACACAActgaatcatgagaaaaaaaccACTGGCCTCAGTGCAGAGAGAGATGTGAGTCCTTATCCAGACCCCAGAgtggctctgggcaaatcactttggtttcctcacttataaaaatagtaataagcTAACAGAGTGGAGGGGGCACAGGTCTCCAAGGGCCCCTGGGAGCCACCTTGTCCAAACCTCTCCttcaacagatgaagaaagagatgaagaaagaaccTCTCAACAGGTGAAGTGACTGCCCCCAGGCCATGTAGGTAGTAACCATCAGAAGCAAGATtcgaactcatgtcctctgactcctgagTCAGAGTTATTTCCACTGTAGAATATGCTGTCAGGGTTGAGAGAGAATATATCAAAAGCCCTTTAAAAACCtcaagtccctcccagctctaatattttctcctctaaggtccctcacaGCTGTGACATTCCCTGTTTTAAGGTTTGCCTGGAAACTCTGCCAttctcctaaggtcccttcctaggtctagcattctttgttctaagccccctccccacctcagctCTGACAGTCTACCTTCTAAGGTCCcacccagctctaacattttatgttctaagaccCCCTCTTAGTTCTCACATTCCATATTCTAAAGTTCTCCCTCctctggcattctgtgttctaagggccctcttaGATCTGAcaatccctgttctaaggcccctcccagctctgacatcccctgttctaaggcccctcccagctctgacatcccttgttctaaggccctcccagctctgacatcccctgttctaagctccatcccagctctgaatctgtgatgcCCTCATTGCTCAGTGCTGGCATTGCAGCAGGAGGCTAAGGGCTGCATCAGGTAGTCAGTGGCATCTCAGAGGGGTAATGAGCTCTTCCTTCTGATGCCCGGTGCACAGAGTTGCTAAGGCCCCCCCTCTCCTGACCTCCCATCGTGGGCACAGGAGACAGCACGTTCACTTACCCACAGAGTACTGGTTCCCATGGAGGAAGAGGTCGTTCTCGGTGGCGTACAGCAGCTTCTCCACCACGTGCCCGGGCACCTTTTTGTTGTGGATGCACAGTGCCAGGATGGACAGGCTGTACTGGTAATAGCTGGTCAGAGGTCGGCCCATGTGCTCATGCCCTGGCCGGGGAGGCCCCCACAGGTGGTCATGGCCCCAACAAGGGCTCTGAGGCCTGCAGGAGCCCTGTCTTCCCCCTACGCCCTGATGAGTCCCATCCTCATTTCCTCCAGACAGCCATGGTCAGGCCTGAGGGATGGCTGTGAAattcttgtgggttttttccaTCTTTCAGATTTGGGGACTACTATCTTTAAAGAAAAGCAGTATGGGGCAGTGGCCAGAgaactggcctcaaagccagggaGGCCTAGCTTCAAACctagcctctgacacatatgggctgtgtgaccctgagccagtcacttaagtCTTCAATGCTCCTCAACAACCATGATCTGCTTGGGTGGAAAGAGTCTTACAaaattgatgaaattatagatttagaagcTCTGCCCCCTTTTCTGGAAACTATCTTTAATAACAAtatcttgtggggcagctaggtggcgcaatggaaaAAGCctccgccctggattcagaaggacctgagttcaaatatgacctcagacacttgacacttattagctgtgtgaccttgggcaagtcacttaaccctcattgttgcccccccccccccccacacacacactatctTGTAATTTGTACAgcatgtttttcagtcattttcagttgtgtctgaccccatttggggttttgttggcagagatacaTACTGGAggggttcaccatttccttccccagctcacttgatagatgaggaaatcgaggccagcagggttaaatgacttgcccagggtcacccagctaagaaGTGTCTTGGAATGGgcaccttcctcccttccttctttctccaaagcTCGGCTCCTCCTACAAGAAGCCCTCTCATATTGCCCTGTAACCACTCCTGTCTCCCCACAAAAGTACATTGTATATCTTCTGTATCATTTCCTGGCTACGTAGCAGCTCCCCTGAGAGAATGCAAGCTCCTGGGGGTGGGAGGCGGGGTCTATTTCACTCTTGTTTTCCCATCCACAGTCCCTAGAGTAGTATTTGGTACACAGCAGGCGTCAAATCAATGCTTAGTGGTGGGTGGACTATACTCCTCTTTGTAGCCCtgcctagtagaatgtaagccccttgatgGCAGGAGCTACATGATTCTCCAATCCATCACGAGGCCTGGCACACACTCCCCTTCCTTCTATATTTCAGGCAGCTGTGACTTCCTGGATGTGGGGCCCAATCTTCCAAGCCAGACCAAGGCTCTCCTAGAGCACAGTGGATGGGATTTAGGTGTTCTGTGCCTCTGACCTTCGCTGGTTGTCCTTGGATCACAGACCTACAGAGCACTGCTAGTGAGGCCTGCACCCTGCTTCCAGAGCCCAggccctcccccatcctccaccGTGCACGAGGGGtgatagcacatagtaggcccagCACAGAGTAGGCAGTTCATCGTACAATGCACTGAGTTTCTTGGGGCTCTGATTGTTTATTCCAGCAGATGCAGCCTCCTCCCCTCCATCTGCGGGCTCCCCTTTTCTGGGCCCCCCAGCCCACTCACCTATCCGATGCTTCTCTTCCTCCAGGTAATGCTTGAGTTGGGTGACCAGCACGTTTCCTTTCCTGGTGTCAATGTCCTTACAGCCACCTCTCACGGCCAGCAGGTAGAGGGCCAGCTGGCCCATGGAGGGCTTGGGTGGGTGGTCCAGGGCAAGGCTAGGACAGAGACAATGTTCCGACTGGTCAAAGAGCagctgttttacagaggaggaaactggggaatTATTGGGATTTACCCAACATCCCCCTGGTGTCCAGGGGCAGAGATGGGATTCTAACTCGGGGCCTGTCGCTCTTCCCATGGGGCCTCATActtctcatcctccctcccttccattagATCATAGCCTCCTGGACTCTGCTGTGTCTGTAGAGTCTCACTCAGTGCCTGAACATATGGGCTGGACATATGAGTTCACTGTACTGGGAATTCCCATGTGAGGAAGCTCTCTCCATCAATACAGGTAGATACCTTCTCTGAAACAGTTTTAGAGAATTACCCAGgggagactgaaaaaaaaaccaaaacgagGGGCAGGAAGTCCCTTGAGGCTAGAAGCTTTCATCTTTATCTCCCCCTCCCAGCACAGGGCCCAGCCCCTCACAGGTGACTGTTGGTGGAATTGAAGTAAACTGTGGCCCCCCCCACTCTGGTTCTAGGCTGGGTCAATGAGGAAGCCATCTTCCCCCAGTCTGCCTGGGATGGATCCCGCCAGAGCGGGGATGGACCTGCCAGATGGGGATGGATCCTGCCAGATGGGGATGGATCCCTCCAGATGGGGATAGATC includes:
- the TCN2 gene encoding transcobalamin-2 isoform X2, which encodes MKSAVKLLVLLSCLGVSAQLCEIPPADSLLVGRVTRQLLAWMARRSPEELNPSIYVGLRLSNQPSQHQDDLYLNSLMIHYQQSFTSLALDHPPKPSMGQLALYLLAVRGGCKDIDTRKGNVLVTQLKHYLEEEKHRIDTAAMASLAFSCLQASGLNPGLASWISRASEHVRDKILGEETSEGYFGNIYSSPLALQALMEAPSPVSEVACFQAGAALLKGLQEGAFQNPILLSQLLPILHQRTYLSLMQLDCNDKRGPLEADLITQIPLTQEPRNIRVQLKVRAEPQLMFLHDGQYSVPEGATLEDVLSKAQEESWFTYETQTTLSGPFLTAVMGIRPGERQYWQLLRAPDTPLMQGIANYRPQDGETILLSLANS
- the TCN2 gene encoding transcobalamin-2 isoform X1 — protein: MKSAVKLLVLLSCLGVSAQLCEIPPADSLLVGRVTRQLLAWMARRSPEELNPSIYVGLRLSNQPSQHQDDLYLNSLMIHYQQSFTSLALDHPPKPSMGQLALYLLAVRGGCKDIDTRKGNVLVTQLKHYLEEEKHRIGHEHMGRPLTSYYQYSLSILALCIHNKKVPGHVVEKLLYATENDLFLHGNQYSVDTAAMASLAFSCLQASGLNPGLASWISRASEHVRDKILGEETSEGYFGNIYSSPLALQALMEAPSPVSEVACFQAGAALLKGLQEGAFQNPILLSQLLPILHQRTYLSLMQLDCNDKRGPLEADLITQIPLTQEPRNIRVQLKVRAEPQLMFLHDGQYSVPEGATLEDVLSKAQEESWFTYETQTTLSGPFLTAVMGIRPGERQYWQLLRAPDTPLMQGIANYRPQDGETILLSLANS